The following coding sequences are from one Lolium rigidum isolate FL_2022 chromosome 6, APGP_CSIRO_Lrig_0.1, whole genome shotgun sequence window:
- the LOC124665168 gene encoding phosphoribosylamine--glycine ligase-like, whose protein sequence is MACAAYSIRGHLKLASGHGLYALANDRLSSSLKPSVSYPSSRQWSNISSNAAQHTARHSHLIVGNSERWRSSLKASLEDGTIVAEGRITVLVIGGGGREHALCFALNRSPSCEAVLCTPGNVGIAQSGDAVCISDLDISNSDAVISFCHKRGVGMVVIGPEGPLVAGLTNDLVKAGIPTFGPSSEAAALEGSKDFMKKLCDKYNIPTAQYHTFTDPAKAKQYVQDQGAPIVVKADGLAAGKGVVVAMTLDEAFEAIDSMLVEESFGPAGSRIIIEEYLEGEEASFFALVDGEKALPLESAQDHKRVGDGDVGPNTGGMGAYSPAPIVTEELKHTIMETIIIPTVKGMAAEGCKFVGVLYAGLMIEKKSGLPKLIEYNVRFGDPECQVLMMRLESDLAQVLLSACKGELGKVSLTWSPEIAMVVVMASEGYPGSYKKGTVIKNIDRAEQVSPAVKIFHAGTALDGDGNLVAVGGRVLGVTAKGKDIEEARARAYDAVDVVDWPEGFFRRDIGWRALKQEQPANY, encoded by the exons ATGGCATGTGCTGCTTACAGTATCAGGGGCCATCTCAAGCTCGCCAGCGGGCATGGCCTGTATGCCCTGGCCAATGATCGCCTGTCCAGCAGCTTGAAACCTTCGGTATCTTATCCTTCTTCTCGGCAGTGGAGTAATATCTCTAGCAATGCAGCACAACACACCGCCCGCCATTCTCACTTGATTGTCGGCAATTCAGAAAGATGGCGCTCAAGCTTGAAAGCTTCACTGGAGGATGGTACTATTGTTGCTG AAGGGAGGATAACTGTATTGGTCATTGGTGGTGGAGGAAGGGAGCATGCACTTTGTTTTGCTTTGAACCGTTCACCTTCTTGTGAGGCAGTTTTATGCACCCCTGGTAATGTTGGTATTGCTCAATCTGGAGATGCGGTCTGTATCTCGGACTTAGACATCTCCAATAGTGATGCTGTTATATCTTTCTGCCACAAGAGGGGAGTGGGAATGGTGGTAATAGGTCCTGAAGGTCCTCTTGTTGCGGGCCTTACGAATGACCTTGTTAAAGCTGGGATACCAACCTTTGGTCCTTCATCGGAGGCTGCAGCTTTGGAGGGATCAAAGGACTTTATGAAGAAGCTGTGTGATAAGTATAATATCCCAACTGCTCAG TATCACACATTCACGGATCCCGCGAAAGCTAAACAATATGTCCAGGATCAAGGGGCCCCTATTGTTGTTAAAGCCGATGGATTGGCTGCTGGAAAAGGCGTCGTTGTTGCTATGACTTTGGATGAGGCATTTGAAGCAATAGACTCTATGCTGGTTGAAGAGTCATTTGGTCCTGCTGGTTCACGGATCATTATTGAGGAGTACCTAGAGGGTGAAGAAGCCTCATTCTTTGCACTAGTAGATGGTGAAAAGGCGTTGCCACTTGAATCAGCACAGGATCACAAAAGAGTTGGTGATGGTGATGTTGGCCCAAACACAGGTGGTATGGGTGCATACTCCCCTGCTCCAATAGTGACGGAAGAACTTAAGCACACAATTATGGAAACCATAATTATTCCAACTGTTAAAGGTATGGCTGCTGAAGGATGCAAGTTTGTTGGTGTATTATATGCTGGGCTTATGATAGAAAAAAAATCTGGTCTGCCTAAGCTTATTGAATACAATGTGCGATTTGGGGATCCTGAATGCCAG GTTCTGATGATGAGATTAGAATCCGATCTTGCACAGGTTCTGCTATCTGCATGCAAAGGGGAACTTGGCAAGGTTTCGCTAACCTGGTCACCCGAAATCGCAATGGTAGTTGTGATGGCAAGTGAAGGATACCCTGGCTCTTATAAGAAGGGAACTGTAATAAAAAATATCGACAGGGCCGAGCAGGTTTCTCCAGCTGTTAAGATATTCCATGCTGGAACAGCTTTGGATGGAGATGGGAACCTTGTAGCTGTTGGAGGCCGAGTTCTTGGTGTCACTGCAAAGGGCAAGGACATTGAAGAAGCGAGGGCAAGGGCATATGACGCAGTTGATGTTGTTGACTGGCCAGAAGGATTCTTCAGGCGGGATATCGGTTGGAGGGCACTGAAACAAGAGCAGCCGGCTAACTACTGA